In Campylobacter concisus, the following are encoded in one genomic region:
- a CDS encoding ABC transporter permease — protein sequence MNNLFLIAKLDVKESFRSRWFVIYAALFSALMIGFLFSGVTDSRVLGFSGLTRALLLFIQICVIIVPIFILISTVRSINQDRDTNLLEYILSFPLSLREYYFGKALGRTFVVFVPLLFALLLCVIVGFIKGVAIPWGVLTLYFGLLFSLSIIFLSLGFFISSVIKNQETGQGVAFLLWLIMLAFIDLALIGLLMRSSVDEYVIYAIAILNPIELFRIAALSLFDPNLAVIGTASYFILSTFPKATFVAYAIIYPLLLGIILLVCGYFAFSKKDLV from the coding sequence GTGAATAATCTTTTTTTAATAGCAAAGCTTGATGTAAAAGAGTCTTTTCGCTCAAGATGGTTTGTGATATATGCTGCGCTTTTTTCTGCTTTGATGATAGGGTTTTTATTTAGTGGCGTGACTGACTCACGTGTGCTCGGCTTTTCTGGGCTTACTAGAGCACTGCTTTTGTTTATTCAAATTTGTGTCATCATTGTGCCTATTTTTATTCTCATCTCAACCGTAAGAAGCATAAATCAAGATAGAGATACAAATTTGCTTGAATACATCCTTAGCTTCCCACTAAGCCTTAGAGAGTATTACTTTGGTAAGGCACTGGGTCGTACATTTGTTGTTTTTGTACCACTTTTGTTTGCTCTTTTGCTTTGTGTTATTGTTGGTTTTATAAAAGGTGTTGCGATACCTTGGGGTGTATTAACACTTTATTTTGGGCTACTTTTTAGCTTAAGCATCATTTTTTTATCGCTTGGATTTTTTATCTCAAGCGTGATTAAAAATCAAGAGACAGGCCAAGGCGTGGCGTTTTTACTTTGGCTTATAATGCTTGCGTTCATTGATCTAGCATTAATTGGACTTCTTATGCGAAGCTCGGTTGATGAGTACGTTATTTACGCTATTGCTATACTAAATCCGATAGAACTTTTCAGGATAGCAGCACTTAGTCTTTTTGATCCAAATTTAGCAGTTATCGGTACTGCGTCTTATTTTATTTTAAGCACCTTTCCAAAAGCGACATTTGTAGCTTATGCGATTATCTATCCGCTCTTATTAGGCATTATTTTGCTAGTTTGTGGCTATTTTGCCTTTAGTAAAAAAGATTTGGTTTGA
- a CDS encoding 4Fe-4S dicluster domain-containing protein, with the protein MDRRKFIILGSVAAVTGYGIGKILPKSSGDKLYLRPPGAVDDFDDLCVKCGQCVQVCPYHSISLLDIKDGYSNGTAYIDPKKRGCYLCDLFPCVLACPSGALDHATKVVDDVKMGVAVLSNANACMCLKREKLSEDGVEDLLVRKVYNDREEAEKDKIKGKIGQICDLCVSICPVGDSAIVMSEANLPLIKHGCVGCGVCAEVCPVKIINIAPKMSYDEIYKEKE; encoded by the coding sequence GTGGATAGAAGAAAATTTATAATCTTAGGCTCAGTCGCAGCTGTCACAGGATATGGCATAGGTAAAATTTTGCCAAAAAGTAGCGGCGATAAACTCTATCTTAGACCACCAGGTGCGGTTGATGACTTTGATGATCTTTGTGTCAAATGTGGTCAGTGTGTGCAGGTATGCCCTTATCACAGTATAAGTTTGCTTGATATAAAAGATGGATATTCAAATGGTACAGCATACATCGATCCTAAAAAGAGAGGTTGCTATTTATGTGATCTTTTCCCATGTGTGCTCGCCTGTCCAAGTGGTGCGTTAGATCATGCTACAAAAGTTGTTGATGATGTGAAAATGGGCGTTGCTGTCTTGAGTAATGCAAATGCCTGTATGTGCCTAAAAAGAGAAAAACTAAGCGAAGATGGCGTTGAAGATTTGCTTGTCCGCAAAGTTTATAACGATAGAGAAGAGGCAGAAAAAGATAAGATAAAAGGCAAAATCGGTCAAATTTGTGACCTTTGTGTCAGTATTTGCCCAGTTGGCGATAGTGCAATAGTAATGAGCGAAGCAAATTTACCGCTCATAAAGCATGGCTGTGTTGGGTGTGGGGTGTGTGCTGAGGTTTGCCCTGTAAAAATTATAAATATAGCCCCAAAAATGAGTTATGATGAAATTTATAAGGAGAAAGAATGA
- a CDS encoding ABC transporter ATP-binding protein: MIDIKEVTKIFGSQRILDNVSLNVKSGEKIAILGQNGAGKSSLMRIILGEFIPNSGSIAINGVNTLKDRKGALKFISFVPQTPPPLKFNLRELCEFVYKSSNIKFEEIEKFSKLLELDLHANLNKPFYKLSGGMKQKMLIAIAFAKDSEILMFDEPTANLDVKARLSFKNLLDNFTQNKTLVFISHRIDEIANLLDRCVYMDLGKIIKEENLRSKSE; this comes from the coding sequence TTGATAGATATAAAAGAAGTAACTAAAATTTTTGGCTCGCAAAGGATACTTGACAATGTTAGCCTAAATGTAAAATCTGGTGAAAAAATAGCAATACTTGGACAAAATGGAGCTGGCAAAAGCTCGCTCATGCGTATCATTTTAGGAGAATTTATCCCAAATAGCGGAAGTATCGCGATAAATGGCGTAAATACCCTAAAAGATAGAAAAGGGGCTTTGAAATTTATCTCATTTGTGCCACAAACTCCACCACCGCTTAAATTTAATCTACGTGAGCTTTGTGAGTTTGTTTATAAAAGCTCAAATATAAAATTTGAAGAGATTGAGAAATTTAGCAAGCTTTTAGAGCTTGATCTACATGCAAATTTAAATAAGCCATTTTATAAGCTCTCTGGCGGAATGAAACAAAAGATGCTAATAGCTATCGCATTTGCTAAGGATAGTGAAATTTTGATGTTTGATGAGCCAACGGCAAATCTTGACGTGAAAGCAAGGCTTTCTTTTAAAAATTTACTTGATAACTTCACGCAAAACAAAACACTTGTTTTTATTTCACACCGTATCGATGAGATAGCAAATTTATTAGATAGATGCGTCTATATGGATCTTGGTAAGATCATCAAAGAAGAAAATTTAAGGAGCAAGAGTGAATAA
- a CDS encoding PepSY domain-containing protein yields the protein MKFLNQKFFYKLHTYLSLLFFIPLVVVCFSGAILVYKDELNSLLAPNVININ from the coding sequence GTGAAATTTCTAAATCAAAAATTTTTTTATAAATTGCACACCTATTTATCTCTTTTATTTTTCATTCCACTTGTAGTAGTTTGTTTTAGCGGTGCGATCCTCGTTTATAAAGATGAGCTAAACAGCCTTCTTGCTCCAAATGTCATAAATATAAATTAA
- a CDS encoding tetratricopeptide repeat protein, with protein sequence MKKSILFLAFAFLSLNANWDINMQECINKSNAKACESFTKKLSNECENKDKISCFIYADMLGRGLGVEKDTQKSFEIFKSLCDDGSSEACYELATKYLQGNGTEQSFDLSANALDKACKMGSKRACNVLELVPKN encoded by the coding sequence ATGAAAAAATCCATTTTATTTTTAGCATTTGCATTTCTATCTTTGAATGCAAACTGGGATATAAATATGCAAGAGTGTATTAATAAAAGTAACGCTAAAGCTTGCGAGAGCTTTACAAAAAAGCTTTCAAATGAGTGTGAAAATAAAGATAAAATTTCTTGCTTTATCTATGCAGATATGCTAGGACGCGGCCTTGGCGTAGAAAAAGATACGCAAAAATCTTTTGAGATATTTAAATCGCTTTGTGATGACGGTAGTAGTGAGGCTTGCTATGAGCTAGCGACAAAGTATCTTCAAGGAAATGGCACTGAGCAAAGCTTTGATCTTTCTGCAAATGCTCTTGATAAAGCCTGCAAGATGGGTAGCAAGCGAGCTTGCAACGTATTAGAGCTTGTGCCTAAAAATTAG
- a CDS encoding c-type cytochrome, protein MRLIMSLVAAALLFVGCEKSDDKAQKAASEQPINVATSASIKVEKKENNQSTNKQNDFIKYDMHGEKSVKFGLEDNNVSRQIGALAMVRTPLQTINLRLIKGRLSKNFITKCSACHDDYANGIIGPSLLTKSENEIYTMINAYKNKEKVNVLMRDLVKKMDDSEIRNLAKEISDFNTQFRSK, encoded by the coding sequence ATGAGATTAATAATGTCCTTAGTGGCTGCTGCTTTGCTATTTGTCGGCTGTGAAAAGAGCGATGACAAAGCGCAAAAAGCAGCTAGCGAGCAACCAATAAATGTAGCTACTAGTGCTAGCATAAAGGTTGAAAAAAAAGAAAATAACCAAAGCACAAATAAACAAAATGACTTCATAAAATACGATATGCACGGCGAAAAGAGCGTAAAATTTGGACTTGAAGATAATAACGTAAGCCGTCAAATCGGTGCTTTAGCAATGGTAAGAACCCCTCTTCAAACTATAAATTTAAGACTTATAAAGGGCAGACTTAGTAAAAATTTCATTACAAAATGCTCAGCTTGTCACGATGATTACGCAAATGGCATCATCGGGCCATCACTTTTAACAAAAAGTGAAAATGAAATTTATACAATGATAAATGCTTATAAAAATAAAGAAAAAGTCAATGTTTTAATGCGAGACCTTGTTAAAAAAATGGATGATAGTGAAATCAGAAATTTAGCTAAAGAAATCAGTGATTTTAATACACAATTTAGGAGCAAATAA
- a CDS encoding NapH/MauN family ferredoxin-type protein — translation MDKYNTRATIRNVSFLSTLITTTKDGKKRPSIRFWRIFTIILVHLLFVLSYRVDIQILEGDISASRIFGFHLADAFMSLQVFLATHEIHVNLIIGSLSILAFYIIFGGRGFCSWICPYSLISEIAEKIHENLRAKKIVKPRVFDTKWRYVFTILFLTLSFASASLTFEIFNVVGIFSRFIIYGYFHAIWFVVAMLMVEIFFSRRAWCRYVCPIGATYSVLAKPNAIKVSWDKEKCDHCLVCTDVCLVPHVLFMTKKGAKLDESKNIFRIAGADCTLCGRCIDVCHQDALKFDNGFKKLI, via the coding sequence ATGGACAAATATAACACTCGTGCGACGATTAGAAATGTAAGCTTTCTAAGCACGTTAATCACAACCACAAAAGATGGTAAGAAGCGTCCTAGTATACGTTTTTGGCGCATTTTTACCATTATTTTAGTCCATCTTTTATTTGTGCTTTCATATAGGGTTGATATACAAATTTTAGAAGGCGACATCAGTGCCTCAAGGATATTTGGTTTTCACTTGGCAGATGCTTTTATGAGCCTGCAAGTCTTTTTGGCGACACATGAAATCCATGTAAATTTAATAATTGGCTCACTTAGTATCTTGGCGTTTTATATTATTTTTGGCGGTAGAGGCTTTTGCTCTTGGATCTGTCCTTATTCATTAATAAGCGAAATAGCTGAGAAGATCCATGAAAATTTGCGTGCTAAAAAGATAGTAAAACCACGAGTTTTTGACACAAAGTGGCGATATGTTTTCACCATTTTATTTTTAACTCTTAGCTTTGCTAGTGCAAGCCTTACATTTGAAATTTTTAATGTTGTTGGGATTTTTTCAAGATTTATTATCTATGGCTATTTTCATGCTATTTGGTTCGTTGTGGCTATGCTTATGGTTGAAATTTTCTTCTCACGTAGAGCTTGGTGTAGGTATGTCTGTCCTATCGGAGCGACTTACTCAGTGCTAGCTAAACCAAATGCCATAAAAGTTAGCTGGGATAAAGAGAAGTGCGATCATTGTTTGGTTTGTACCGATGTTTGTCTAGTGCCTCACGTGCTTTTTATGACAAAAAAGGGAGCAAAGCTTGACGAGAGCAAAAATATCTTTAGGATAGCTGGTGCTGATTGTACGCTTTGTGGTAGGTGTATTGATGTGTGTCATCAAGATGCACTAAAATTTGACAACGGCTTTAAAAAACTCATATAA
- a CDS encoding cytochrome C, translating into MSKYKIYTIVALVLMTVCFTLPVLGWHGAKERIADGDELPSYTYGIYNLYSSFQYKNHLLSKDVASDLHKMIEQKAEIGTPSFPIWYVSLEAPNYPKSAFPDGIPVYFHVDGYSGDVHEMNTINHYIGMYPMEHGGNLERAIAPYYLLISTLCMLAFLYYNGKFNSLLMVPTIIAPVLFMSAFAGWLYWYGHNMQEWGAFKIKPFMPTVLGDGSVAQFTTHSYPSIGFWVMVAMSVFCILAVFSKKKELNA; encoded by the coding sequence ATGAGTAAATATAAAATTTATACCATTGTTGCACTTGTCTTAATGACTGTTTGTTTTACTTTGCCTGTTCTTGGTTGGCACGGAGCAAAAGAGCGTATAGCTGATGGTGATGAACTACCATCTTATACTTACGGTATCTATAATCTTTATAGCTCATTTCAGTATAAAAATCACCTTTTATCAAAAGATGTAGCAAGCGATCTTCATAAGATGATCGAACAAAAAGCAGAGATTGGTACACCATCTTTTCCTATCTGGTACGTCTCTCTTGAAGCTCCAAATTATCCAAAATCAGCCTTTCCTGATGGAATTCCTGTATATTTTCACGTAGATGGATATAGTGGTGACGTGCATGAGATGAATACGATAAATCACTACATTGGTATGTATCCTATGGAGCATGGCGGAAATTTAGAGCGAGCGATAGCACCTTATTATTTGCTTATTTCAACGCTTTGTATGCTTGCATTTTTGTATTACAACGGCAAATTTAACTCACTTCTTATGGTTCCAACGATTATCGCGCCTGTGCTATTTATGAGCGCATTTGCAGGATGGCTTTATTGGTATGGACACAATATGCAAGAGTGGGGCGCATTTAAGATTAAACCATTTATGCCAACAGTTTTAGGCGATGGTAGCGTTGCGCAATTTACAACGCACTCTTATCCAAGTATCGGATTTTGGGTTATGGTTGCTATGAGTGTATTTTGCATACTTGCAGTATTTTCAAAGAAAAAAGAGCTAAATGCGTAA
- a CDS encoding c-type cytochrome, with protein sequence MKVGKIITIILAVAICGIMVFMLSQTPPKKEKVATNVQPKVEQNFTKEQPKSSEEFASEDELKKVKELSLSVAKVHNEGVSKQYLTTCAPCHGANAKGVVAPDITHLSKEELLKKLADYKAGKVQNSLMKGLLTNVSDSELESLADEISKFKK encoded by the coding sequence ATGAAAGTAGGAAAGATTATAACCATTATTTTAGCAGTAGCAATTTGCGGTATCATGGTGTTTATGTTAAGCCAGACTCCGCCTAAAAAGGAAAAAGTAGCAACTAATGTTCAGCCAAAAGTAGAGCAAAATTTTACAAAAGAGCAGCCAAAGTCTAGTGAAGAATTTGCCAGCGAAGATGAGCTAAAAAAGGTAAAAGAGCTAAGTCTAAGTGTGGCTAAAGTGCACAATGAAGGCGTTAGCAAGCAGTATCTAACAACTTGTGCTCCGTGTCATGGTGCAAATGCAAAAGGTGTCGTAGCTCCCGATATAACACACCTAAGTAAAGAAGAGTTACTTAAAAAGCTGGCTGATTATAAAGCTGGTAAGGTACAAAACTCACTTATGAAGGGGCTACTTACAAATGTTAGTGATAGCGAGCTTGAAAGCCTTGCAGATGAAATTTCTAAATTTAAAAAGTAA
- a CDS encoding nitrous oxide reductase family maturation protein NosD — translation MRKIFIFALAFLPIFSSANILQDAINNASPGDVIKLGDGIYEGSITINKPLSIVGEGKNAHIKGNGKGTVVKIIASNVTLRNLKISGSGNDLGELDAGIGCDKANNVLITQNDLSDVLFGVDFKECSSSKITENNITSKKGASLGFRGDAVRLWYSHENLIEGNYIYDSRDMVAWYASHNKFLKNKAIRGRYSLHFMYANQNLVENNDFIGNAVGMFFMYSAGSNIKNNLVMDSDGAFGIGIGLKDVSNFTIENNTLIYNARGILLDNSPFQPGSTINFLGNKILHNVVGVYFHATQGTSIFENNDFIGNMDIVANDTPGDKMALNRWSKNYYDEYESFDRDKDGYGDTPFIHLSYADQLWQYYPNLQFFYGSSVFSILNFLAKLAPFSEPVKLLEDSTPRIKPLDASNFNALKAKRG, via the coding sequence ATGCGTAAAATTTTTATTTTCGCCCTCGCTTTCTTGCCTATTTTTAGCTCTGCAAATATCCTTCAAGATGCAATAAATAACGCTAGCCCTGGCGATGTTATAAAGCTAGGGGACGGCATCTATGAAGGAAGCATAACTATAAATAAGCCGCTTAGTATAGTTGGTGAGGGCAAAAATGCTCACATAAAAGGAAATGGTAAAGGCACGGTTGTAAAGATTATTGCCTCAAATGTTACGCTTAGAAATTTAAAGATAAGCGGTAGCGGAAATGACCTTGGTGAGCTAGATGCTGGCATTGGCTGTGATAAAGCAAACAATGTCTTGATTACGCAAAATGACTTGAGTGATGTGCTTTTTGGGGTTGATTTTAAAGAGTGTAGTAGCTCAAAGATCACTGAAAATAACATCACTTCTAAAAAGGGAGCCAGTCTTGGCTTTAGAGGTGATGCCGTTAGACTCTGGTATAGTCATGAAAATTTAATCGAAGGCAATTATATTTATGATAGCCGTGATATGGTTGCATGGTATGCAAGTCACAATAAATTTTTAAAAAATAAAGCGATTCGCGGTAGATACTCGCTTCACTTTATGTATGCAAATCAAAATTTAGTCGAAAACAATGATTTTATCGGCAATGCAGTCGGAATGTTTTTTATGTATTCGGCTGGCTCAAATATAAAAAATAATCTTGTTATGGATAGTGACGGCGCTTTTGGTATTGGTATTGGTCTAAAAGATGTTTCAAATTTTACTATCGAAAATAATACACTTATCTATAATGCGAGAGGAATTTTGCTTGATAACTCGCCGTTTCAGCCAGGCTCAACGATAAATTTCTTAGGCAATAAAATTTTACACAACGTAGTCGGCGTATATTTTCACGCTACTCAGGGGACAAGCATATTTGAAAATAATGATTTTATAGGCAATATGGATATCGTTGCAAACGATACTCCAGGTGATAAAATGGCATTAAATCGGTGGAGTAAAAATTATTATGATGAGTATGAGAGCTTTGATAGAGATAAAGATGGCTATGGTGATACGCCGTTTATACACCTATCATATGCCGATCAGCTTTGGCAGTACTATCCGAATTTGCAGTTTTTCTATGGCTCAAGTGTCTTTAGTATCTTAAATTTTTTAGCCAAACTTGCGCCATTTTCTGAGCCAGTAAAGCTACTTGAAGATAGCACGCCAAGGATAAAACCACTTGATGCTTCAAATTTTAACGCGTTAAAGGCAAAGCGTGGATAG